In Streptomyces puniciscabiei, a single genomic region encodes these proteins:
- a CDS encoding glycoside hydrolase family 6 protein — MNPRSPRRRAAAVIATLTACAALTATQAQATPAQDVITPTTKFYVDPHDNAANMARLASWPQAEWFTEGTPEEVRLKVNRLVRRARAVDRTPVLVAYDIPGRDCSQYSSGGAASSAAYRQWIDAFAAGIGEDKAVVVVEPDGLANLPKDCGPTTDPTGELTAARIADLAYAVKTLKARPRTAVYLDAGNVQWRAVGDIAQRLQDAGVQYGDGFALNVSNNHPTDHNARYGTWIAKCIWFATKGPEEARGHTDWCASQYYSSAAPNDGAPGDAVSPTDPTTWRWTDAWFDQNAGTPVADQLHHFVIDTSRNGRGAWTPPPGKYSGDPETWCNAPGRGLGPRPTADTGVPLVDAYLWIKTPGESDGSCTRNTGGTIDPEYGIVDPPAGAWWPDQAHALARNAVPRLTFNR; from the coding sequence ATGAACCCACGCAGCCCACGGCGCCGCGCAGCCGCCGTCATCGCGACGCTCACCGCCTGCGCCGCCCTCACCGCGACGCAGGCGCAGGCCACACCCGCGCAGGACGTGATCACCCCGACCACGAAGTTCTACGTCGACCCGCACGACAACGCCGCGAACATGGCCAGACTCGCAAGCTGGCCGCAGGCCGAATGGTTCACCGAGGGCACGCCCGAAGAGGTGCGCCTCAAGGTGAACAGGCTCGTCCGCCGAGCCCGCGCCGTCGACCGGACCCCCGTCCTGGTCGCTTACGACATACCCGGCCGGGACTGCTCGCAGTACTCCAGTGGCGGGGCCGCGTCCTCCGCCGCCTACCGCCAGTGGATCGACGCCTTCGCCGCAGGCATCGGCGAGGACAAAGCGGTGGTCGTGGTCGAACCCGACGGCCTGGCCAACCTTCCCAAGGACTGCGGGCCCACCACCGACCCGACCGGCGAACTCACGGCCGCCCGCATCGCCGACCTCGCATACGCCGTGAAGACCCTGAAGGCCCGGCCCCGCACCGCGGTCTACCTGGACGCCGGCAACGTACAGTGGCGCGCCGTGGGCGACATCGCCCAGCGACTGCAGGACGCCGGGGTCCAGTACGGCGACGGCTTCGCCCTGAACGTGTCCAACAACCACCCCACCGACCACAACGCCAGATACGGCACCTGGATCGCCAAGTGCATCTGGTTCGCCACCAAGGGCCCCGAGGAGGCACGGGGCCACACCGACTGGTGCGCCAGCCAGTACTACTCGTCCGCCGCCCCCAACGACGGCGCCCCCGGCGACGCCGTCTCCCCCACGGACCCCACCACCTGGCGGTGGACCGACGCCTGGTTCGACCAGAACGCAGGCACCCCGGTGGCCGACCAACTGCACCACTTCGTGATCGACACCAGCCGCAACGGCCGGGGCGCCTGGACCCCACCGCCGGGCAAGTACAGCGGGGACCCGGAGACCTGGTGCAACGCACCCGGCCGCGGTCTCGGCCCACGCCCCACGGCCGACACCGGCGTCCCGCTCGTCGACGCGTACCTGTGGATCAAGACCCCCGGTGAATCCGACGGCAGCTGCACCCGCAACACCGGCGGCACGATCGACCCCGAATACGGCATCGTCGACCCGCCCGCCGGCGCCTGGTGGCCCGACCAGGCCCACGCACTGGCCCGCAACGCGGTACCGCGTCTGACGTTCAACCGCTGA
- a CDS encoding LysR family transcriptional regulator, whose translation MLDVRRILLFTEVARRGSVTATARALNYTPSAVSQQISRLETEAGQPLLERHARGVTLTDAGRALAERGQRIERELQAAENELADHAGLRAGTLRIGTFPTVGASLLPQAVIAFRDAHPGVRLTVRSARIAGLWTMLENREIEMSLMWDYDWSRIDREDIVVTPLLDDPPALLVSDHHPLAGRDAASLADFADDPWITRADRHPVAEALVRSCRAVGFEPHIAYEAHDYQEAQAMVAAGIGVALAPTLALEGIRPGVDVLPLQPPAPVRRILLVRMADHSLTPAALTFAGLLRDAAAARTL comes from the coding sequence ATGCTCGACGTCCGGCGCATCCTGCTGTTCACGGAGGTCGCCCGGCGCGGCTCGGTGACCGCCACAGCCCGCGCCCTCAACTACACGCCGTCAGCGGTATCGCAGCAGATCAGCCGCCTGGAAACGGAGGCAGGACAGCCCCTGCTGGAACGCCACGCCCGGGGCGTCACCCTCACCGACGCCGGACGGGCGCTGGCAGAACGAGGGCAGCGGATCGAACGCGAACTGCAGGCCGCGGAGAACGAACTCGCCGACCACGCCGGTCTGCGGGCGGGCACCCTGCGCATCGGCACCTTCCCCACCGTCGGCGCATCGCTCCTCCCACAGGCCGTGATCGCCTTCCGGGACGCCCACCCCGGCGTACGGCTGACCGTCCGCAGCGCCCGCATCGCCGGACTCTGGACGATGCTGGAGAACCGGGAGATCGAGATGTCGCTGATGTGGGACTACGACTGGAGCCGCATCGACCGGGAGGACATCGTCGTCACCCCCCTCCTCGACGACCCGCCGGCCCTTCTCGTCAGCGACCACCATCCACTCGCCGGCCGCGACGCCGCCTCACTCGCCGACTTCGCGGACGATCCCTGGATCACCCGCGCCGACCGTCACCCGGTGGCCGAAGCCCTCGTCCGCAGCTGCCGCGCCGTCGGCTTCGAGCCCCACATCGCCTACGAGGCCCACGACTACCAGGAAGCCCAGGCCATGGTCGCCGCCGGTATCGGCGTCGCCCTCGCCCCCACCCTTGCCCTGGAGGGCATCCGGCCCGGCGTCGACGTCCTGCCCCTCCAGCCGCCGGCCCCCGTCCGCCGCATCCTCCTGGTGCGCATGGCCGACCACTCGCTCACCCCCGCCGCCCTGACCTTCGCCGGACTCCTCCGCGACGCCGCCGCGGCCCGAACCCTCTGA
- a CDS encoding PrpF domain-containing protein, with product MLRLQGEMIRGGTSKCWIFDHRDVAATGVDVDALLLAAFNAADPRQIDGVGGASSTTSKAAVVQASTQAAVDVEYAFAQVGIGDERVEWASNCGNCATAVALYAVHHDLVPITSDTTTVRMLNVNTGARLTGTIPTPAGVAPEEGTAVVPGTSARGVPVLLGFLDPAGSTAGRALPTGRTLDELTGPGGPVEASLVDAGAPAALFEAKAFGLDGTESLTAFATAVPALTLLRRQAALAMGLAREGDPVSHAVPKVGIVARPAPYHTTQGILVNQDEYDLAVRMVSMHAPHPAIGLTSAVALATAAATPGTLAHRVARQTADGTLRLGTPAGVVTTQAVPAPDGASPTVLLHRAARRIARAELLVPVLEGRPA from the coding sequence GTGCTGCGTCTGCAGGGCGAGATGATCCGCGGAGGAACCAGCAAGTGCTGGATCTTCGACCACCGCGACGTGGCCGCCACGGGCGTGGACGTCGATGCCCTCCTGCTCGCCGCCTTCAACGCCGCCGACCCCCGCCAGATCGACGGCGTGGGCGGCGCCTCCTCCACCACCTCCAAGGCCGCCGTCGTACAGGCGTCGACCCAGGCCGCCGTGGATGTCGAGTACGCCTTCGCACAGGTCGGCATCGGCGACGAGCGCGTGGAATGGGCCAGCAACTGCGGCAACTGCGCCACCGCCGTGGCCCTGTACGCCGTCCACCACGATCTCGTGCCGATCACGTCGGACACCACCACCGTCCGCATGCTCAACGTCAACACCGGGGCACGCCTCACCGGCACGATCCCCACCCCCGCGGGCGTGGCCCCGGAGGAGGGCACGGCCGTGGTCCCGGGTACCTCGGCACGGGGCGTGCCGGTCCTGCTCGGGTTTCTGGACCCGGCGGGCTCGACGGCCGGACGCGCTCTGCCGACCGGCCGGACGCTGGACGAGCTGACCGGCCCGGGCGGTCCCGTCGAGGCATCCCTGGTGGACGCCGGCGCGCCGGCCGCGCTGTTCGAGGCCAAGGCGTTCGGCCTCGACGGCACGGAATCCCTCACCGCGTTCGCCACCGCAGTGCCCGCGCTGACCCTGTTGCGCCGCCAGGCAGCGCTGGCCATGGGCCTGGCCCGCGAGGGCGATCCGGTCAGCCACGCGGTGCCGAAGGTGGGCATCGTCGCCCGGCCCGCCCCCTATCACACCACACAGGGCATCCTCGTCAACCAGGACGAGTACGACCTGGCCGTGCGCATGGTCTCCATGCACGCCCCGCACCCGGCGATCGGCCTGACCTCCGCCGTGGCCCTGGCCACGGCCGCCGCCACCCCTGGCACCCTCGCCCACCGCGTCGCCCGGCAGACCGCCGACGGCACGCTGCGGCTGGGCACCCCCGCCGGCGTGGTCACCACGCAAGCCGTCCCCGCACCGGACGGCGCGTCCCCCACGGTGCTGCTGCACCGCGCCGCCCGGCGTATCGCCCGAGCCGAACTCCTCGTTCCCGTCCTGGAAGGACGCCCCGCATGA
- the dctA gene encoding C4-dicarboxylate transporter DctA: MSRNDAAPGTVTPPPGRIRRMLSHLYVQCLIAVLLGATVGGLWPSVGADLKPLGDGFIALVKMFVAPIIFCTVVHGIASMGNARAVGRVSLKALVYFEVLTTVAMVIGLVVVNVVEPGSGLHIDLSTLSAKSLPPEATTAHEGFAAFLLAIIPATLVSALTGNEILPVLLVSVLFGFGLHAGGAAGLGIARGVEKFSTVLFTLIRWIMRLAPIGAFGSMAFTIGHYGLGTLRHLALLVGSFWLTALFFVLVVLGTVMRLNGLRLLPFLRYIKEELLIVLGTSSTEPVLPRMMAKLQHAGASKPVVGITLPAGYSFNLDGTAIYLTMGSVFLAQALGIHLSLTQQLAMLAVMLLTSKGAAGVTGSGFIALAATLSAVPHVPVAALALIFGVDRFMSEARALTSLVGNGVATLAVARWEGELDEDRAKAVLRGEIPYAPAPAPSAVPAEPDPKQTPAPEAMPEPTRDPVPAAS; encoded by the coding sequence ATGAGCCGCAACGACGCCGCCCCGGGTACCGTCACCCCACCACCGGGCCGCATCCGCCGGATGCTGTCCCACCTGTACGTCCAGTGCCTGATCGCCGTCCTCCTCGGCGCCACCGTGGGCGGGCTGTGGCCGTCCGTCGGCGCCGACCTCAAGCCGCTCGGCGACGGCTTCATCGCGCTGGTGAAGATGTTCGTCGCGCCGATCATCTTCTGCACGGTCGTCCACGGCATCGCCTCCATGGGCAACGCCCGCGCGGTCGGCCGCGTGAGCCTGAAGGCCCTGGTCTACTTCGAGGTGCTGACCACCGTGGCCATGGTGATCGGCCTGGTCGTCGTCAACGTGGTCGAGCCGGGCAGCGGTCTGCACATCGACCTCTCGACCCTGTCCGCCAAGAGCCTGCCGCCGGAGGCGACCACGGCCCACGAGGGCTTCGCCGCCTTCCTCCTCGCCATCATCCCGGCCACCCTGGTCAGCGCCCTGACCGGCAACGAGATCCTGCCGGTGCTGCTGGTGTCGGTGCTGTTCGGCTTCGGCCTGCACGCCGGCGGGGCGGCCGGGCTGGGCATCGCCCGGGGCGTCGAGAAGTTCTCCACGGTCCTGTTCACACTCATCCGCTGGATCATGCGGCTGGCCCCCATCGGCGCGTTCGGCTCGATGGCCTTCACCATCGGCCACTACGGCCTGGGCACCCTGCGCCACCTGGCGCTGCTGGTCGGCTCGTTCTGGCTGACCGCCCTCTTCTTCGTCCTGGTCGTCCTCGGGACCGTGATGCGCCTGAACGGACTGCGGCTGCTGCCCTTCCTGCGCTACATCAAGGAAGAGTTGCTGATCGTCCTCGGCACCTCCTCCACCGAGCCCGTCCTGCCGCGCATGATGGCCAAGCTCCAGCACGCGGGCGCCTCGAAACCGGTCGTCGGCATCACGCTGCCCGCCGGGTACTCGTTCAACCTCGACGGCACCGCCATCTACCTGACCATGGGCTCGGTCTTCCTCGCCCAGGCCCTCGGCATCCACCTCAGTCTCACCCAGCAGCTGGCCATGCTCGCCGTCATGCTGCTCACCTCCAAGGGCGCGGCGGGCGTCACCGGCTCCGGCTTCATCGCCCTGGCCGCCACCCTCAGCGCCGTCCCCCACGTCCCGGTCGCCGCCCTCGCGCTGATCTTCGGCGTCGACCGGTTCATGTCCGAAGCCCGCGCCCTGACCAGCCTGGTCGGCAACGGCGTCGCCACCCTGGCCGTCGCCCGCTGGGAGGGCGAGCTCGACGAGGACCGCGCCAAGGCCGTCCTGCGCGGCGAGATCCCCTACGCCCCTGCTCCCGCTCCCTCCGCGGTGCCGGCCGAGCCCGACCCGAAGCAGACGCCCGCACCCGAGGCGATGCCCGAACCGACTCGCGACCCGGTCCCCGCCGCAAGCTGA
- a CDS encoding RICIN domain-containing protein: MFKGVARTPAGRWWRRAAASLTLLGGLAALLLPATEAHAAPVSFTTGAARTDQNGNALQLHGLGIIKVGSTWYGFGEDKTGETSSDTSFQDIPCYTSTDLANWTYRGVALARQSSGDLGPSRVVERPKVIHNASTGTYVMYMHIDSTNYSEAKVGVATSSTPCGPYTYRGSFRPLGNLSRDLGLFQDTDGTAYLLSEDRNNGLRIDKLSADYLSVDSAVAVLGSSGSSGSVEAPAMVKADGTYYVFGSHLTGWGLNDNIYATATSLGGPWSSFRDLAAPGTHTYGSQTANVITVQGSSGTTYIYAGDRWNTSDLGASKLIWLPLTIRGTSVNLGQYPTWSLDTAAGTWTADSGIPAEGVHTLKDVNSSMLMDVSSGSTAKGAKIIQWPSTGGTNQQWTLTRVGDNIFTLKSVKSGLCLDVPNQSAATGLQLQQWACNGGTNQEWFLDLVGSYTGSTYMLAGVGSDLDIGVTTASTTGGAAVDQELGTGAASQQWSLS, translated from the coding sequence ATGTTCAAGGGAGTCGCCCGGACGCCCGCCGGCCGATGGTGGCGCAGAGCCGCCGCGTCACTGACCCTGCTGGGAGGCCTTGCGGCGCTCCTGCTCCCGGCGACCGAGGCGCACGCGGCCCCGGTGTCGTTCACCACGGGTGCCGCACGCACGGACCAGAACGGGAACGCGCTTCAGCTGCACGGCCTCGGCATCATCAAGGTGGGCAGCACCTGGTACGGCTTCGGGGAGGACAAGACCGGCGAGACGTCGTCGGACACGTCGTTCCAGGACATCCCCTGCTACACCTCGACCGACCTGGCCAACTGGACCTACCGGGGCGTCGCCCTGGCCAGGCAGAGCAGCGGCGACCTGGGGCCGAGCCGCGTCGTGGAGCGACCCAAGGTCATCCACAACGCCTCGACCGGCACCTACGTGATGTACATGCACATCGACAGCACCAACTACTCCGAGGCCAAGGTCGGTGTGGCGACCAGCAGCACCCCCTGCGGCCCCTACACCTACCGGGGAAGCTTCCGGCCGCTGGGCAACCTCAGCCGTGACCTCGGCCTGTTCCAGGACACCGACGGCACCGCCTATCTGCTGAGCGAGGACCGCAACAACGGCCTGCGCATCGACAAGCTGTCCGCCGACTACCTGTCCGTGGACAGCGCTGTGGCGGTGCTCGGCAGCAGCGGCAGCAGCGGCAGCGTCGAGGCGCCCGCCATGGTCAAGGCCGACGGCACCTACTACGTCTTCGGCTCGCACCTGACGGGCTGGGGCCTCAACGACAACATCTACGCCACCGCCACGTCACTGGGCGGCCCCTGGTCGTCGTTCCGTGACCTGGCCGCACCCGGCACCCACACCTACGGCAGCCAGACGGCGAACGTCATCACCGTCCAGGGCTCCTCCGGCACCACCTACATCTACGCCGGCGACCGCTGGAACACCTCCGACCTCGGCGCGTCGAAACTGATATGGCTGCCCCTGACCATCAGGGGAACGTCGGTGAACCTCGGCCAGTACCCCACCTGGTCACTCGACACCGCAGCGGGAACCTGGACGGCCGACAGCGGGATCCCCGCCGAGGGCGTCCACACCCTGAAGGATGTCAACAGCTCCATGCTGATGGACGTGTCGAGCGGCTCCACGGCCAAGGGCGCCAAGATCATCCAGTGGCCGTCCACCGGTGGTACCAACCAGCAGTGGACGCTCACGCGGGTGGGGGACAACATCTTCACACTCAAGAGCGTGAAGAGCGGCCTTTGCCTGGACGTGCCGAACCAGTCGGCCGCCACCGGCCTGCAACTGCAGCAGTGGGCCTGCAACGGCGGGACCAACCAAGAATGGTTCCTCGACCTCGTCGGCAGCTACACCGGCAGCACCTACATGCTCGCCGGCGTCGGCAGCGACCTGGACATCGGTGTCACGACCGCCTCGACCACCGGCGGAGCGGCCGTGGACCAGGAACTGGGCACCGGCGCGGCCAGCCAGCAGTGGAGCCTTTCCTGA
- a CDS encoding glycoside hydrolase family 97 catalytic domain-containing protein yields MQPDHRGRAGGVDFAAARGLQYIEYDSGWYGPEHTSTDATQPISAIDLPKVISYATGKGIGVLLYVNPMALSSPDSLFALYQRWGVAGVKLGFINDGTQAMTNRITAWVRTAAEHKLLIDTHDDVRPFGCERTYPNWISLEGVRGNEHFPTATHNVTLPFTRNIGGPMDYTICYGQSRDRTTNAHQMAMAAVYYQPLEFLYWYDAPSKYSTPSNWPGLPWFDAIPTVWDQSRTLAGAIGEYIAVARRSGTTWYLGAMTDETARTLSIPLSFLGSGTYTATIYADGTPGSSPYRTPVVVSTRTVTSSTTLSVAMAPAGGQAVVLSQG; encoded by the coding sequence GTGCAACCTGACCACCGCGGACGGGCTGGGGGCGTCGACTTCGCCGCCGCCCGCGGCCTGCAGTACATCGAGTACGACTCGGGGTGGTACGGCCCGGAACACACCTCGACCGACGCCACGCAGCCGATCTCCGCCATCGACCTGCCGAAGGTCATCTCCTACGCCACCGGCAAAGGGATCGGCGTCCTCCTCTACGTCAACCCCATGGCCCTGAGCAGCCCGGACAGCCTGTTCGCCCTCTACCAGAGATGGGGCGTCGCGGGCGTCAAGCTGGGCTTCATCAACGACGGCACACAGGCGATGACGAACCGGATCACCGCCTGGGTCAGGACAGCGGCCGAGCACAAGCTGCTGATCGACACACACGACGACGTACGGCCGTTCGGCTGCGAGCGGACCTACCCCAACTGGATCAGCCTGGAGGGCGTACGGGGCAACGAGCACTTCCCGACCGCCACGCACAACGTCACCCTGCCCTTCACCCGCAACATCGGCGGCCCGATGGACTACACCATCTGCTACGGCCAGTCCCGCGACCGGACGACCAACGCCCACCAGATGGCGATGGCCGCCGTGTACTACCAGCCCCTGGAGTTCCTGTACTGGTACGACGCCCCCTCGAAGTACTCCACCCCCTCCAACTGGCCAGGGCTGCCCTGGTTCGACGCCATACCCACCGTCTGGGACCAGAGCAGGACCCTCGCCGGTGCGATCGGCGAGTACATCGCGGTCGCCCGGCGCAGCGGCACCACCTGGTACCTGGGGGCGATGACCGACGAGACCGCCCGGACCCTGTCGATTCCGCTGTCCTTCCTCGGCAGCGGCACCTACACCGCGACGATCTACGCCGACGGAACACCGGGGAGCAGCCCGTACCGGACCCCCGTCGTCGTGAGCACACGGACCGTGACCTCGTCGACCACGCTGAGCGTCGCGATGGCACCCGCCGGCGGCCAGGCGGTCGTCCTGAGCCAAGGATGA
- a CDS encoding LPXTG cell wall anchor domain-containing protein produces the protein MSPDDPRTTEQPMPRGRTHRRNRTRRRMVAGAVAALVAGAGAGALALSAGAAPAVDITVDAGTSLGTVPSTAVGLNTAVYDAHMNDAKAASLMKAAGIRQLRFPGGSVADAYHWKTHTVTGGSWAAPGTDFDHFMATAKKVGAQPIITANYGSGTPQEAADWVRYANVDKHYGVKYWEIGNEVSGNGYYGSKWEVDNHADKSPTAYAKNLVAYAKAMKAVDPTVKIGAVLNTPGYWPDAVKAPGDKADWNHTVLSVVGKSIDFVIIHWYPGGTGTADLLNTPAKIAGTTSAVRSLINTYAGAHAASVEIAVTETDSSMSPVNTSQAAALFAPDTYMSWLEHGAVSVDWWDLHNGMGTAPTTVNGETEYLDQGVLSSGRCVGGTCEPARETPFPTYWGIRSLTALAQPGDTMVKASSANPSVAVHAVRSSNGGLNVMLINKNPQNAAQVSLSYAGYTPAPGTVTTVSYAKGDPALTTATRGTATAQTLPPYSITTLRLKSSSAATRTDIPSPAPTPTAAAPVASASGTIGTRAQATAAGVPVGRPDRSNTAGGLASTGMSNAVTYSAVGGLLALAAGSVLVLRHRRTSATHGR, from the coding sequence GTGTCACCTGACGACCCGAGAACCACCGAGCAGCCGATGCCCCGGGGCCGTACGCACCGCCGTAACCGCACACGCCGCCGCATGGTCGCGGGTGCGGTGGCCGCACTCGTGGCCGGCGCCGGTGCCGGTGCCCTGGCACTCAGCGCGGGCGCCGCGCCGGCCGTCGACATCACGGTGGATGCCGGTACCTCCCTGGGCACGGTGCCCAGCACGGCTGTCGGCCTCAACACGGCCGTCTACGACGCCCACATGAACGACGCCAAGGCGGCGTCGCTGATGAAGGCGGCCGGGATCCGGCAGCTGCGCTTCCCCGGCGGCTCGGTCGCGGACGCCTACCACTGGAAGACCCACACCGTGACCGGCGGCAGCTGGGCCGCGCCGGGCACCGACTTCGACCACTTCATGGCCACCGCGAAGAAGGTCGGCGCCCAGCCGATCATCACCGCCAACTACGGGTCCGGCACCCCGCAGGAGGCCGCCGACTGGGTCAGGTACGCCAACGTCGACAAGCACTACGGCGTGAAGTACTGGGAGATCGGCAACGAGGTCTCCGGCAACGGGTACTACGGCAGCAAATGGGAGGTCGACAACCACGCCGACAAGAGCCCGACGGCGTATGCGAAGAACCTGGTCGCCTACGCGAAGGCGATGAAGGCCGTGGACCCGACGGTGAAGATCGGAGCGGTGCTCAACACCCCCGGCTACTGGCCGGACGCGGTGAAGGCTCCCGGCGACAAAGCCGACTGGAACCACACCGTGCTCTCCGTCGTGGGCAAGTCGATCGACTTCGTGATCATCCACTGGTACCCGGGCGGCACCGGCACGGCCGACCTGCTGAACACCCCCGCCAAGATCGCGGGTACCACCTCTGCGGTGCGCTCGCTGATCAACACCTATGCAGGTGCGCACGCCGCTTCGGTCGAGATCGCGGTCACCGAGACCGACAGCTCCATGTCTCCGGTCAACACCAGCCAGGCCGCGGCCCTGTTCGCGCCTGACACCTACATGAGCTGGCTCGAACACGGCGCCGTCAGCGTCGACTGGTGGGACCTGCACAACGGCATGGGCACAGCACCCACCACCGTCAACGGCGAGACCGAATACCTGGACCAGGGCGTGCTCTCGAGCGGGAGGTGCGTCGGCGGGACATGCGAGCCGGCCCGCGAAACGCCCTTCCCCACCTACTGGGGCATCCGCTCGCTGACCGCACTCGCCCAGCCCGGCGACACCATGGTCAAGGCGTCCTCGGCCAACCCGTCGGTCGCCGTGCACGCGGTGCGCAGCAGCAACGGCGGCCTGAACGTCATGCTGATCAACAAGAACCCGCAGAACGCGGCGCAGGTGTCGCTCTCCTACGCCGGATACACCCCGGCCCCGGGAACGGTCACAACCGTTTCGTACGCCAAGGGCGACCCCGCCCTGACCACGGCGACACGGGGAACAGCGACCGCACAGACACTGCCCCCGTACTCGATCACGACTCTCCGGCTGAAGTCCTCGTCGGCGGCCACCCGCACTGACATCCCGTCTCCCGCCCCCACACCGACCGCTGCTGCCCCGGTTGCCTCCGCCTCAGGCACGATCGGCACCCGAGCGCAGGCGACGGCGGCCGGTGTACCCGTCGGCCGGCCGGACCGGAGCAACACGGCCGGCGGCCTGGCTTCCACCGGGATGAGCAACGCTGTCACCTACAGCGCCGTCGGTGGCCTGCTGGCCCTCGCCGCCGGCTCTGTGCTGGTGCTCCGCCACCGCCGCACCAGCGCTACGCACGGCAGGTGA
- a CDS encoding expansin EXLX1 family cellulose-binding protein — MRATKHAAPQPWRRRGLVTGIPLGLLVVGVLACLALTVLTGSGTRAGRAADASATGARAAAPSGAGPAAGGGAGAAVPPTPSASPTIPASASATPSPSVTPTASATRTAPASAGAAALAGRIRPAVSYRGVATAYAAGDGSGSCLYGASDDLMVAAMNVTDYESAKACGAYVLVRAAGGATITVRIVNECPSPCAPGQLDLSRQAFAKLADPSVGRLPITWSLLSPDLPGTITIRYKTGSTKWWCGIQVIGHRNPVAALEVRTAGGWRQLPRTDYNYFLSADGTGCGGALRITDIYGERLTVDGIAVRPDVAQPTGVQFARH; from the coding sequence ATGAGGGCAACGAAGCACGCCGCGCCGCAACCCTGGCGCAGGCGCGGACTGGTCACGGGCATTCCCTTGGGGCTACTGGTCGTCGGTGTGCTGGCGTGCCTGGCCCTGACCGTCCTCACCGGGAGCGGAACCAGGGCCGGGAGGGCAGCCGACGCGTCCGCCACAGGCGCACGAGCGGCCGCCCCGTCCGGTGCCGGGCCGGCGGCGGGCGGCGGTGCGGGTGCGGCGGTGCCGCCGACGCCCTCGGCCAGTCCGACGATCCCGGCCTCGGCCTCGGCCACGCCATCGCCTTCGGTCACTCCGACGGCCTCGGCCACCCGTACCGCGCCCGCGAGCGCCGGCGCGGCGGCCCTGGCCGGACGGATCAGACCGGCCGTCAGCTACCGGGGAGTCGCCACCGCCTACGCCGCTGGTGACGGCAGCGGCTCCTGCCTGTACGGGGCGTCCGACGACCTGATGGTCGCGGCCATGAACGTCACCGACTACGAGTCGGCCAAGGCGTGCGGGGCCTACGTGCTGGTCCGCGCGGCCGGCGGGGCCACCATCACGGTACGGATCGTCAACGAATGCCCGTCGCCCTGCGCGCCGGGACAACTCGACCTCAGCCGACAGGCGTTCGCCAAGCTCGCCGACCCGTCGGTGGGCCGGCTCCCGATCACCTGGTCGCTGCTGAGCCCGGACCTGCCGGGCACGATCACCATCCGGTACAAGACCGGGTCCACCAAGTGGTGGTGCGGGATCCAGGTGATCGGCCACCGGAACCCGGTGGCCGCGCTGGAGGTGCGGACCGCCGGCGGCTGGCGGCAGCTTCCCCGCACCGACTACAACTACTTTCTGTCCGCCGATGGCACCGGCTGTGGCGGGGCGCTCAGGATCACCGACATCTACGGGGAGCGGCTGACCGTCGACGGCATCGCCGTGCGGCCGGACGTCGCGCAGCCGACCGGCGTCCAGTTCGCCCGGCATTGA
- a CDS encoding SigE family RNA polymerase sigma factor, protein MVLDDASAEFHEFFERHYAELARLAHLLTGETDAADDLAADALVALWQRWDRLRQADHPLAYARGVVANMARGRIRSAVRERLRITLFWSRIPEKVEGPDMAAVLDVRAALARLPFRKRACVVLRHAFDLSEKDTAAALGISVGTVKSQTSKGMAELERILGARAVGDLVAGRRNR, encoded by the coding sequence ATGGTCCTCGATGACGCGTCCGCGGAGTTCCACGAATTCTTCGAACGCCACTATGCCGAACTCGCCCGTCTAGCACACCTGCTGACCGGCGAGACCGACGCGGCGGACGACCTTGCGGCGGATGCCCTGGTCGCCCTGTGGCAGCGCTGGGACCGGTTGCGGCAGGCCGACCACCCGCTCGCCTACGCCCGCGGTGTGGTGGCCAACATGGCGCGCGGACGGATCCGCAGCGCGGTGCGCGAGCGACTCCGGATCACGCTGTTCTGGTCCCGCATCCCCGAGAAGGTGGAGGGGCCGGACATGGCGGCCGTGCTGGACGTCCGCGCGGCGCTCGCCCGGCTGCCGTTCCGCAAGCGCGCCTGCGTGGTGCTGCGGCACGCCTTCGACCTGTCGGAGAAGGACACGGCGGCGGCGCTGGGCATATCGGTCGGTACGGTGAAGAGCCAGACCTCGAAGGGAATGGCCGAGCTGGAAAGGATACTGGGCGCGCGAGCGGTCGGGGACCTGGTGGCAGGGAGGAGGAACCGGTGA